One part of the Haemophilus parainfluenzae genome encodes these proteins:
- the pdxH gene encoding pyridoxamine 5'-phosphate oxidase — protein sequence MDLHDIREDYCKQALSQHDCDPNPIKQFEKWLNEAITAKVNEPTGVNVATVNEDGRPTSRMVLLKEVNEQGFVFFTNYHSRKGRAIEHNPFVALTFFWPELERSVRIEGKAEKISPEQSDEYFATRPYTSRIGAWASEQSAVISSHKSLLAKAALIAAKHPLNVPRPPHWGGYLVIPDRIEFWQGRPSRLHDRICYLFNDGKWEIERLSP from the coding sequence ATGGACTTACATGATATTCGTGAGGATTATTGCAAACAGGCGCTTTCTCAGCATGATTGCGATCCCAATCCAATAAAACAATTTGAAAAATGGCTCAACGAAGCGATTACGGCTAAAGTCAATGAGCCGACAGGTGTTAATGTTGCGACGGTCAATGAAGACGGTCGTCCAACAAGTCGAATGGTACTGTTAAAAGAAGTGAACGAACAAGGCTTTGTCTTTTTCACGAATTATCACAGCCGAAAAGGTCGTGCCATAGAACATAATCCTTTCGTTGCCCTGACATTCTTTTGGCCTGAATTAGAACGTTCTGTGCGTATTGAGGGCAAAGCCGAAAAAATCTCGCCTGAACAATCAGATGAATATTTTGCGACTCGCCCTTACACCAGCCGAATTGGCGCTTGGGCCAGCGAGCAAAGTGCGGTCATTTCTAGCCACAAATCTTTATTAGCAAAAGCTGCTCTGATTGCAGCAAAACACCCATTAAACGTCCCACGCCCACCACATTGGGGCGGTTATCTTGTGATTCCTGATCGTATCGAATTCTGGCAAGGTCGCCCAAGTAGACTGCATGACCGAATTTGTTATTTATTCAATGATGGAAAATGGGAAATAGAGCGGTTATCGCCGTAA